agaatgaggcattggttacacttccaattgacgacgatgagcctcaatccattgaggatgcattgggatgtagagttagagaaaaatggaaagctgcaatggttgaagagatggagtccatgattcaaaatcatgtttgggacttagtcgatcttcctccgggccgaagggctattgggaataaatggattctcaaaataaagaggaaaggagatggatcgattaacagatacaaagctcgtttagttgcaaaaggatatacccaaatggagggtattgactttgaagaaacattttctcccgtagtgaaatttgtatcaataagagttattttggcctttgtggcacattatgacttagaattacatcaaatgaatgtaaaaaccgctttccttaacggtgatcttgacgaagaaatctatatggtgcaaccagaaggtttcattgctgaaggccaagagcaaaaagtatgtaaacttagaaagtctatatatgggctaaagcaagcgtcaagacaatggaacataagatttaacgaagtcgttttatcttatggtttcgagatgatcaatgaggatcattgtgttttcctgaaaagggaaaaaggaaaatatgtcattttatcattatatgttgatgatatgctgatagctggaaatgacatagaatatgtgaatgaagtcaagaagtggctgtcatcacaatttgatacaacagatatgggagaagctgaatacatcttaggggtgaagatcataagagatcgtcctaaaagacttttgggtctgtcacaagagtcttatataaataagatgttacatcatttcagcatgtctaattgcaacatagaacatacacctattgtgaaaggtactgtgttgagcaagagtatgtgtcctaaaactccagaggaaatagctgagatgaataaaaaaccatatgccagtgctattggtagtttgatgtacactatgttgtgtacacgtcccgatatcagctatgttgtgggcttggtcagtcgcttccagtcaaacccaggaccgagacactggaaggcagtaaaaaggatattcagatatctgaaggcgacaatagattattgtctctgttttcaaggatcagatatgagtctgaaaggttattcagatgcagattgggctggagacctggatgatagaaaatccacatcaggctatgcattcttgctgaatggtggtgccatctcctggaacagcaagaaacaagcttgtgtagctttgtcgactatggaagctgaatatgtggcatgttcagcagctgtgcaagaagcagtctggttgagaaggtttctgaagcatctgaaaattgctgaggatagtgggagtccagtaactgtctactgtgacagtcaagctgcaatagctttttccaaggatcccaaatatcatagcaaaggcaagcatatagaaattaaatataattttgtaagggatattgtggctaaaagaaaagtcattcttgagtatgtccctacacgtgttatgcttgcagatccttttactaagccaatgactaaagagtcatttaaagaacatgtaaagtctttgggacttcgtagaatgtaacaatattgaaataacaatcagactttgtgttatgattgtgtcatttgccataatttattcagtgtatatgttgtatatgttacattcatgtaagatctcggttagcatgttggcaggtggagattggtccactcacatggacaatcatctctgtttgttaagtacaaataggggtaagaccgttacttatgaaatagcttacgtagctgaaattatgaaattagagacagattcataagttgaggtcaccttgataattgtgtcaagatgagatcatttatgtgtaaataatgatcgaagtaaatgaacccaccatttactaaacctgttgaaagccagattagaattcatatgttgaattcaggattagacattaggtatgtctagatcgaaatctgtacgatgttaaatttgaagacaacatgcactctttttagtaaagagaataacatcgtagcatgtgattcataccacatgtgctattgcgacaataaaggtagtaggagaatgaatccctgtttctctactatgtgagacatttgagattatatgttaatctcaatttttgccttagtgactatttagctgtttatttgaagttttaatcagtgactGCTattttagcgtgtatcctatgactatggatgattcggtctatggagcataactaggaaagcgactgattaaaatgaattgattctagctaaaaaggaagattaaatatatttacatcttttgttgttattcactggtcgacccatttctgttatgtacggaaatgaatgtgaatataggatatggaacatgctcatgacatagtggtcattataagggattagagatgttcatatcgatgtaaatgaaaattatttaatctgggtaaatagcaagacatggatatcttcaagataatgactgtgtgtcacttgaagattggatggatcctggataatggctatgtgccaccaggaaagtggctaagtgccatgtagagtgtgtctctaatttatttgagcagctaagcaaagtgtaacaactttattagcattgattgctcaacgagcggctaagtcaaggtgtaacaatcttcttagcaactatcgctcagtgtgcttgctgtcgcacgaaccattttctctaagtatggattggatgttctcatatggtatatgtgaccaaactctctaatagtctatgtgacttattaagtctttgtgacttacctgaatgaactagtctttgtgacttacctgaatgaataagtcttagtgacttaccttggacgagtgggagatgttggaaatggagatagtggggaacgtggcccatgttccccactacacataatggaaaaatccattatgcccctagtgtatttccctatataaagggggtccgtccaaggctcagggtgtgaaaaatcgcgatcgtgcgacgagagtaagaggagaacatccaaagcggcgggatttggtttgtggaattgcggagggctttccgatcctgtgatcgctcttccgatagtGAGCTTCGTCATTgtcgattgcagatctgcgggagatcgctgtaagtttttaccgcatttaattaattcatctATCATACATTTAGAACATATATTCTACAGATCTTCCTTAAAAGcatgattttttatatatatggatgaaGAGATAATGGAAGGTCAAGAACTTTCATTATAATGAATGCTCTAGGTTGAACATTGAAGATAATGGAAGATTGAAAATCTTCATTGTGATGAATGTGTGCTTAAGGTTGAGCATAGGACACAATGAAAGGTATGACACTTTCATTAAGTTCCTTTGACAAAATTGACTCTTAAGGTGTACAGTTTTTTATGTGCGTCAAAGAGGGAGAAAATGTacagtttaagttagaaacttatGTTTATGCATTTGGCATGGGAATTGACCTAATATgagttaacctaacttaaacatattgtcaaacattaaaaagggagagatttttgggagattgttagtgcaatcatccttgggtcaagattgaccagtttgactaagctcgagtggattgatcttgagtttcaatgtttggacaatatgtttgGAAAATATTTGAAAgaggtcaagtagatcaaggttgaccgaatacttaatGATATATgagaggaaagtcaagtaggtcgtgGAGGACCGGATATTTGATTGATAAAgtcctaactcaagggttagacaAGGGTAATGTTAGgtaaggtaaagtcctaactggatgttaggtaaGGTAAAGTtctaacttggaggttaggcaagggaaagttctAACACGagagttaggcaaaggaaagtttaagtggatcaaggaggaccacacattggcaaagggaagtcctaacttCGATTAGacaaagaaaagttcaagtgggtcggTCAAGCATAACCGCACATtggcaaagaaaagtcctaattatggttaagtaaaggaaagtctaagtaggtcaaggaggaccgcaggTTAGCAAAGGTAATTGTGGAACCAAAGGAAGTGATTCTTAGAGTATTGCTTCCATatcacaagtccctacactttaaTACATAACATTATCATAAGCAGGATAGAATATATCAAGATTAACATCAACAACAAGAGTAACAACAACATCGGTAGAAACAACTAATTATTTTTCCTCAAGTATTGTCTTTATGGCTTCATTCGCTTTATTTTGAGTTGCAATAAAATTTTCACACTTGATTTGAAAGTTGTGAAACCTGCTGTAAATATCGGTTGTATGTTTGTTGCTTCACACATCTGACAATATAATTATTGTGGCCTCTAAAGGTAATCGGGGAGggtattgtaggatcgaaaagtactaggggagggtgaatagcatgCGTTACTTTTTACTTTTTTGAAAATCATGAGTTAAAGCAAtagaaaaagagaaagaaaaataagtcTAACACAGGTTGGTTTTATTTGATTCGAAGCcttcgacgacttctactccaagactcacacTCACTAAGTGCCTAACTTaagcatattgtcaaacatcaaaagggagagattgttagtgtaattgACACCTGGTTAAGGTTAACTAAGTTGACCAAGCTCGAGTTGACTCGAGTTGGGATTtcaatatttgatcaatatgttaattGGTTGAGACGTCAAGTAGGTTAATGTTAACCAGATACTTGATGGTTAatcaatatgttaagttagttgagcaaaaaaaataaataagtcaaggttgatcgaatattTAACAAGATAtaaaaagtctaagtgagtcatagttaactggacacttggtgatcgaaagtccaacaggtagttggcaagagaaaagtctagatgggtcacaGTTAACCAGACACTTGGCGGAGAAGTTCAATAGAGAGTTGTCACGAGAAAGAAAGCTTAAGTGAGTTATGAAAGACCGAACACTTGACATGAGAAGAAAAAGCTCAAGTGGGTAATGGAGGACTAGACCCTTGACATGAGATGAAAAGTCTAGGTGAGTCAttgaggaccgaacacttggtgatgaCGGAAGTCTCGGCAAATCATGATGAaccggatgctgagcaaaagaagCCCTGGTAGGTTGAAGTCAATCAGAAAATAGGCAAGATAAAGTCCTTAGAGGTCATAGGGTCGGATGCAATGCACGGAAAATCCAAGAAGGTTGAGGACTAGATTCTTAACGAGAGTTGGAAGCCCAAACTGATCATTGGATCGGATGCAAGGGTGGTAGAGAAATTTAGGCAAATTTAGTCATTAGAACGACCAAATTCAGAGATGATTTTCTGTGTGAAACGGACAAAGCAAACTTCTGAGAATCATAACTTCTGACTCAGATATCAAAACGAGATGATTATCTGGTGTGAAACGATGAACAGAAGCAAGTTGATTCAATTGTTTGACTAAACTAATGATATCATATTGACTGATAgtcaataccagtcgactgatggccTCAAAAATTGAACAGAAGCGAGTCATATTCACTTGATTCAATTCGATTGATGACATAGTTGATTGATACCGATCAAAATTAAACAGAAACTATTCAGATTTGCTTGGTCaaatatcaatcgactgatagttTACATTAGTCGACTAATGTTTGAATAATCCACAAAATCATACAGATTTTAGAAAGATCGGAAGTTGTTCAATggtctgataccatatcaatcgATAGATGGGtaagatcagtcgattgataggtAGAAATCAGTCACAACCTAAAGGTTTTAAAGGAGAGATTTTGAGGAGTTTTTCAAAGCTCGTTTTTGGAGATTTTTGAACAAAGTGTTGTTGTATTTCTGAACTAACAAGTGACAATTCTAAGCAATAAAAAAGCATTCAAAGCAAGTTATTTGTACTTGTTGTATTTTCTttcatttggtatttcttattGTGTTCTTATAAGAACAGCTTATAAGAGGCTTATCTGTTTCCAGAAAATATATGAAAATGATATTGTTATAATAGAAAAAGATCATTAAGAGTAGGTATTGGATTAATCAGTAGGTATTGGATTAATCACCTTAAAAGTGAATACTAAgtaaaatcttaaaattatacATGTGacattaattttaattcaaatttcgGCTGCACAAGCAAAGCGATTGGCTCGGAAGGATCTAATAGAGGCCAGCTACCTAGTGAAATTGCACAAAAATGTTTctatacttttttattttttaccttTTGATGATGACTATTGTTTCTACTTTTAAGTTTTCCGTATCCCCACTTTCCTGGCATGCTTTgtattggttttcatttgctCTTTGCGTCTTTATTTTGTTTGTGTTTATTGTACTTCTTTTTTAttgcaaataaaaaaatatctaagaactTTTCGTTCTCTTATTAATATTAATCTTTCTGCCCCGCTAAGAAAACGATAAAAATTTTATGCCCCTCTCAAAAAAGACatttttttaggaaaaaaaacttaaactcATAAATAAAGATTATAAATGTTGAAAAatgtaattttcaaaattgaagttAAACAAGACAAATAAATAGAGCGTTTTACattagttttttaaattttaattaataattatttactttttatataataaattagcttaataaatttcaattaataatcACTAATAAGTCAAGTCATCAATATTTCAATTAATCACTAATaaatttcatatttaattaaaattgttattttttattatagaaAAACATCTCAAATGGACCTAAATATCAAACTAATAAGTCAACTAGTCATCAATATTTAAAATGTCATAAACAACCTAtaaatacttatttttagactttaaaTACATCTTAAATAAAATCCAGCTGGAAATGAAATTTTCCCATTTCGTTTCTATAATAGttcatatataaattaattaatatcaagAGCTATAAATTAtggttttaaataattaaaatctaacATAAGAACATTACTTCTTTTATACATTAACTTGctctaaaataatttaaaaaaattcatttaaaatataatcacaagttgattattttatttttattcaataATTATGCATTAATAATCTTCCttttacatatattttttttagtaaCAGCGgtttttatatattaatatattttcCAATGTAATTAATCTGTTACAATATCTTTTATTATCAAGAAATTAAATGCCCTTTAATAACTGAAAACAAACGCCCTTCTTTTTTCCACGGCAAATGTATTAAGTATCCAAGCGTTTGACCATCCTTTAACTCGCCGTTAATACAATCTTAATTCTCCACACTTCTTATTAATAATGTCataaacaaatttaattaatactCATTTACACTGCTTTCAGATAATCCCCTCCCCTATATATACTTCACTGCTGCATGTCGATATTTATTCCCAGAGATAATTCCATGGTGTGTTTTTCTGCATGTTAATATTTGTTTTACATGAAGATTTATTATCTATATCTAATTTCTGCCTGCAGGATCATAGAACAGTACTAGCAGTGATGTTGAGTGCAATGACTACTGTTCTGAATAATGTGCTAGTGGCTGCTTCAGTGCACAATGTGCTTTACTATGGTGCCAAAGGAGATGGGCACACAGATGATACCCAAGTGATAGTcaatcctctttttttttttttttttttgcatgaaaATATCGATTATATACCTATGTGCTATGTAGTTAATAGATTATCATGATTGTTATTGTTTTTCAGGCATTTTTAAAAGGTTGGAATGCAGTGTGTGCAGATGCTGGGGCTCCTACGCTTCTTGTTCCATCAGGAAAAACCTTTTTGTTGAGCCAAATTACATTCTCTGGCCCATGCAAAGCTAAAATCCATGTTCAGGTaattaattcataattaatttaaatatatatatatatagagagagagagaaatattATGCTGCGGTGTCTTATATGCGGTTTTGTTACGGTACTTGCCACGTCAGCGAGAAAACACAAAAAACTGTTCTCCTCTgatcggcctggaccgatcaggctccaacctgatcggtctgggagtctcctgatcggtctgtggaccgatcaggccctaggttgatcggtctccagaccgatcaggagcacaAGCCAACTCTCACaaagagttggttgatcggtccaGGTCGATCAGGAGCacaagccaactctcacagagagttggttgatcggtctggggaccgatcagcctagggcctgatcggtccacagaccgatcaggagactcccagaccgatcaggttggagcctaaTCGGTCCAGGTCGATCAGAGGAGAGCAGTTTTTTGTGTTTTCCCGCTGACGTGCCAAGTACCGCAGTAAAACCGCACATAAAACAACGCAGCATaatatttctctctctctctctatatatatatatatatatatttcaattttaaatttatattaaaaaaatgtgTACAGATTGATGGAACACTCATGAGACCCAACGTGGTATGGGAGAGTAACGAGCAAAGTTGGATTCTATTTAACGGTCTTGACGGTTTGGTTATAGACGGTTATGGAGAGATAAACGGCCAGGGACTATCTTATTGGGATTGTAAAATTAGAAACGTAAGTGTATATTTTCACAATTTTTTCCTATTCCCctttttgttaaatatatatatatattatatatttttaaattttgcagaTATGCTCCACTGCCCCCAATGTAAGTCCTCgagcaaaataataataattattaaaaattaaaatatatatatttttaaaaaagaatatataaataaaaaccaGGCGTTAGAGGTGGCGAACTGCGACGGATCAACGGTGAGGGGCTTACTGATCAGGAACAGCCCTGGAATGCAAGTGGTGTTGGGCTTCAGTTCGAAGGCCCAAATTAATGGGCTCACCGTGATCGCTCCTGGAGAAAGCCCAAATACCGACGGCGTCCACATCAGCCACAGCCAGCACGTCGCTGTGTCCAACTGCGTAATTTCCACAGGTCACAACCACTTAGCTTAATTAATGAACAGATTAGAATTCTTAATGATGGTTATTACAGGAGATGATTGCGTGTCGATCGGCAATGGTACCTTCGATGTGAACGTTAGCCGCATCACATGTGGGCCCGGTCACGGAATAAGGTTACACCGACTAGATTTGCatcgaatcgatcgatcgatcggttTCATTAATGAACTCAAGTTAATTGAGGTTGCTTAGTTACTTGTAGTATTGGTAGCCTTGGTGGGCAACACTCTGTGTCAGTGGTGGAGCAAATTCGTGTGTCGTATTCTCGTATATTTCACGCAACAAATGGACTGAGAATAAAGACATGGCAAGTaagttttttctttctttctttcattaGGGTTTAATTTGAGTGAGACTTAATGGTTCTTGTTGATGGATTTGAGGTGTGTGTTTGTTGGCTTGAGGATGCAGGGAGGATCGGGGCATGTAAAAGGGATCACCTTTGAGCATATCAACTTGACAGCAGTGTACAATCCCATCATTATCGACCAGTACTACTGCCCTAACCAAGTTTGCTCTAACAAGGTAAAGACTGAGTGTGCACGATGAGTCGTCTTGTGgttctttaatttatttttttgtatttttttgttaaaaaaaaaaagaaaaagaaactttGTGTTTCGTTTGTGGTGGAGAAAGACATCGGCGGTTGCAGTGCGGGACGTGAAATACTACGGAATAAGAGGGACGAGCAATCAGAGATTCGGCATCAACTTGAGGTGCAGCCAGAGCAGGGCCTGCACGGGCATCAAGATGCAGAATGTGATTATCCAGCCGGCGTCGCCGGGACAGCAGGTGGAAGCTTACTGCTTCAACTCCCATGGAACAGATATACAGCCTGTTTTTCCTGCTGTCCCTTGTTTGGTTTCTCAATAGATTTGCCATCGATCCTCATTATTGTTCTATCTAGATTTTTCGAGATATTTGGGATGAGAATAGGAATgaaatctctctctctctatcttaAATAGTATACCTTAAATCCTAAGttctaaaaaaattatactaGATGTTTACGGGGTTTGTACCATAAGGTATGCGACATAACAAAATCCTATATATGCACAAAGTTGTTACTTGCACACTCATTTATGGGCAACCCATGAGTACctagtgttatttttttttttaggtttagagtttagggtttagtgTTTAGGCTAAAGGaagtgaaaatttaaaaaataaaattaacactAGGTATTAATGGATTGTCCATAGATAACTATGTCAGGTAATATTAGATATATATGATATGGCCAGTAAGGTGGGACCTCGATCAAACATGAAAGTCAAGATGACCGACTGATGTGAAGACCATCAAAGTCTCAGAAAGAACAACTTAAGCATTCGAGGTACCAAAACGGTTCTTAGAGTCAGATCGGAGGGACGAGCAAAACTCTCAAAAGGTGTAGGGGTGTCGTTCTCCATAAGCCGATGGGATGATGCCAGCGGATGCTCTCGAAGCCCACAAAGCCAAATGTATGTTAGCCCAACACTCCAAGTCTTCAGACAAGACTGTGAGGAGTTCTCTCATTACATCACCGATTGGATTAGTATTGGCTGATAAATCGGGCATGCTAGGGGCCCAATGAGCCTGATCTCTCCTTAAGACCTTCAAAAGACATAGCTTCTTAGGTTCGATTTGACCTTAAGATGAATAGATTCTGTCAAAGGTTCCACCAAGCAGACCCCCTAAGCACTGAGTGTATTAAACCTACCAAATAATTGAGTCATTAAAGGTCACTTCGAAACTGCTGGAGGTCTCAACTCCCGCCACTCATAGCCGAGTGGACCTGATCGAGCATTAGGTCTTATCGGACATCAGGAGTGCTAAGGCCACTAAATGGACATCACTGGGGGCCCATTAAGGCCTCAAACCCCCACAGGGCCCATCTAGGTCTAATACCTTATTTACGAGCCCATACGATTTTCTCTTAGGCAAGAAGCA
This genomic stretch from Zingiber officinale cultivar Zhangliang chromosome 7A, Zo_v1.1, whole genome shotgun sequence harbors:
- the LOC121999657 gene encoding probable polygalacturonase At1g80170 translates to MSLLEGRSINKPLPYEMYERHEFNLWRMQMESFIFMKDFDSGLTVRRSTQKSEANQKDHRTVLAVMLSAMTTVLNNVLVAASVHNVLYYGAKGDGHTDDTQAFLKGWNAVCADAGAPTLLVPSGKTFLLSQITFSGPCKAKIHVQIDGTLMRPNVVWESNEQSWILFNGLDGLVIDGYGEINGQGLSYWDCKIRNICSTAPNALEVANCDGSTVRGLLIRNSPGMQVVLGFSSKAQINGLTVIAPGESPNTDGVHISHSQHVAVSNCVISTGDDCVSIGNGTFDVNVSRITCGPGHGISIGSLGGQHSVSVVEQIRVSYSRIFHATNGLRIKTWQGGSGHVKGITFEHINLTAVYNPIIIDQYYCPNQVCSNKTSAVAVRDVKYYGIRGTSNQRFGINLRCSQSRACTGIKMQNVIIQPASPGQQVEAYCFNSHGTDIQPVFPAVPCLVSQ